In Rheinheimera sp. MM224, one DNA window encodes the following:
- the ilvA gene encoding threonine ammonia-lyase, biosynthetic, whose translation MQQYLREILLSPVYQAAIETPLQAMPKLSQRIGQHVLLKREDMQPVYSFKLRGAFHKLHKVREQNPGGNVVCASAGNHAQGVALSASKLGLHATIVMPITTPEIKVAAVKALGGKVLLHGTAFDEANKFAIELSQTQGATYIPPFDDADVIAGQGTVAKELLSQHNKLDAVFIPVGGGGLLAGMAVYIKAVMPGVKVIGVEPDDAACLKAAMDAGEPVTLDRVGLFADGVAVKRIGTENFKLAHLYCDDVITVSSDEICAAIKDIFDDLRAVAEPAGALALAGLKKYAATATQTQNLSAVLSGANLNFDTLRYVSERCELGEKKEAVFAVTIPEEKGSFRRFCQTLGGRAITEFNYRYASDNKAHIFVGIKLRHGAEELQQVNQALSAAGYDYQDLSDDELAKLHVRHMVGGMPPRLVQEQVYQFNFPEYPGALMNFLNTLGEKWNITLFHYRNHGAATGDVLAGFEIADHAEIAEHLDTLGYEYRLVTSNGAYKVFLTAG comes from the coding sequence ATGCAGCAGTATTTGCGGGAAATTTTATTGTCGCCCGTGTATCAGGCGGCGATAGAAACCCCGCTGCAGGCTATGCCAAAACTCAGCCAGCGTATTGGCCAGCATGTGCTGTTAAAACGTGAAGATATGCAGCCTGTGTATTCTTTTAAGCTGCGTGGCGCTTTTCATAAACTACATAAAGTGCGTGAGCAAAACCCAGGTGGAAATGTTGTCTGTGCTTCGGCAGGCAATCATGCCCAAGGCGTGGCTTTATCCGCCAGCAAACTGGGCCTGCACGCCACTATTGTGATGCCTATCACCACGCCGGAAATTAAGGTCGCAGCAGTCAAAGCCCTTGGCGGCAAAGTACTGCTGCACGGCACCGCCTTTGACGAAGCCAATAAGTTTGCCATTGAGTTATCCCAAACTCAGGGCGCCACTTATATTCCACCTTTTGACGATGCCGACGTGATCGCAGGCCAGGGCACAGTCGCCAAAGAGCTGTTAAGCCAACATAACAAACTGGATGCGGTATTTATTCCGGTCGGCGGCGGTGGCTTATTGGCCGGTATGGCGGTGTATATCAAAGCCGTAATGCCAGGCGTTAAAGTTATAGGGGTAGAGCCTGACGACGCCGCCTGCTTAAAAGCCGCAATGGACGCAGGTGAGCCTGTCACATTAGACAGAGTAGGGTTATTTGCCGACGGTGTGGCGGTAAAACGTATAGGCACAGAAAACTTCAAACTGGCGCATTTATACTGCGACGATGTGATCACAGTCTCCAGCGACGAAATTTGTGCCGCCATCAAAGACATCTTCGACGACCTACGAGCAGTAGCAGAACCTGCTGGTGCTTTGGCTTTAGCTGGCCTGAAAAAATATGCGGCAACGGCCACTCAAACTCAAAACCTCAGCGCAGTACTGAGTGGCGCTAACCTGAACTTCGACACTTTGCGTTATGTGTCGGAGCGCTGCGAACTGGGCGAGAAAAAAGAAGCGGTATTTGCCGTCACTATTCCGGAAGAAAAAGGCAGCTTCCGCCGTTTCTGCCAAACCTTAGGCGGCCGCGCCATCACCGAATTTAACTACCGCTACGCCAGCGACAACAAAGCCCATATTTTTGTGGGCATCAAACTACGCCACGGCGCGGAAGAGCTGCAACAGGTCAATCAGGCCTTGTCCGCAGCAGGCTACGACTATCAGGATTTATCCGACGATGAACTAGCCAAACTACACGTACGCCATATGGTCGGCGGCATGCCACCGCGTTTAGTGCAAGAGCAGGTCTACCAGTTCAACTTCCCGGAATACCCAGGCGCGTTAATGAACTTCCTCAACACCCTGGGCGAAAAATGGAATATCACCTTATTCCACTACCGCAACCACGGCGCTGCCACTGGCGATGTGTTGGCTGGCTTTGAGATTGCTGATCATGCGGAAATTGCTGAACACCTGGATACCTTGGGTTATGAGTATCGGTTGGTGACCAGCAATGGGGCTTATAAGGTGTTTTTGACTGCGGGGTGA
- the ilvD gene encoding dihydroxy-acid dehydratase, which produces MPKLRSATTTEGRNMAGARALWRATGVKDTDFGKPIIAVVNSFTQFVPGHVHLRDLGKLVAEAIEEAGGIAKEFNTIAIDDGIAMGHGGMLYSLPSREIIADSVEYMVNGHCADAMVCISNCDKITPGMLMAALRLNIPAIFVSGGPMEAGKTKLSDQIIKLDLVDAMVSAANPNVSDEDSAKIERSACPTCGSCSGMFTANSMNCLVEALGLGQPGNGSMLATHSDRKALFISAGARIMDLCNRWYKNNDASALPRNIANKTAFENAMMLDIAMGGSTNTVLHLLAAAIEAEVDFGMSDIDRLSRIVPHLSKVAPSTQKYHMEDVHRAGGVIAILGELLRAGLLNPDTPHVAGSSLGDVINRFDITLTKDQQVLDFFRAGPAGIRTTQAFSQSCRYPTLDDDRAEGCIRSKENAYSQDGGLAVLYGNIAPNGCIVKTAGVEKENLVFNGRARIFESQDSSVEAILAGKIVAGDVVIIRYEGPKGGPGMQEMLYPTSYLKSMGLGKACALITDGRFSGGTSGLSIGHVSPEAASGGAIGLVEEGDAIAIDIPNRSIAIGVSDAVLAERRAAMEAKGKLAWKPVDRVRSVSPALKAYAMLASSADKGAVRDLSKLEDL; this is translated from the coding sequence ATGCCTAAGTTAAGATCTGCAACCACTACTGAAGGCCGCAATATGGCGGGAGCCCGTGCTTTATGGCGTGCCACAGGAGTAAAAGATACCGACTTTGGTAAACCTATTATTGCCGTCGTGAACTCCTTCACTCAGTTTGTACCTGGCCATGTGCATTTGCGCGATTTAGGCAAGCTGGTGGCTGAAGCTATTGAAGAAGCAGGTGGTATCGCTAAAGAATTTAATACCATCGCCATAGACGACGGCATCGCCATGGGCCACGGCGGTATGCTGTACAGCCTGCCGTCACGCGAAATCATCGCCGATTCGGTGGAATATATGGTCAACGGTCACTGCGCTGACGCTATGGTCTGTATTTCCAACTGCGACAAAATCACCCCAGGCATGTTAATGGCGGCTCTTCGCTTAAATATTCCAGCCATTTTTGTGTCTGGTGGCCCTATGGAAGCGGGCAAAACCAAACTGTCGGACCAAATTATCAAGCTGGATTTAGTCGACGCTATGGTGTCGGCAGCTAACCCTAATGTTAGCGATGAAGACAGCGCAAAAATTGAACGTAGCGCCTGCCCAACCTGTGGCTCTTGCTCTGGTATGTTTACCGCCAACTCAATGAACTGCTTAGTTGAAGCTTTAGGTTTAGGCCAACCGGGCAATGGCTCTATGCTGGCGACTCATAGCGACCGTAAAGCGCTGTTTATCAGTGCTGGTGCGCGCATTATGGACTTATGCAACCGCTGGTATAAAAACAACGACGCCAGCGCATTGCCACGTAATATCGCCAATAAAACCGCCTTCGAAAACGCCATGATGCTGGATATCGCCATGGGCGGTTCTACCAATACAGTGCTGCATTTATTGGCCGCCGCTATTGAAGCCGAAGTCGATTTTGGCATGAGCGACATCGACCGTTTATCACGCATTGTGCCGCATTTATCCAAAGTGGCGCCGAGCACGCAAAAATACCATATGGAAGACGTACACCGCGCCGGTGGTGTGATTGCGATATTAGGCGAGTTGCTGCGCGCCGGTTTACTCAACCCGGACACACCTCATGTGGCAGGCAGCTCTTTAGGCGATGTGATCAACCGCTTTGATATCACCTTAACTAAAGATCAACAGGTGCTGGATTTCTTCCGCGCCGGCCCTGCCGGCATCCGTACCACTCAGGCCTTTTCGCAAAGTTGCCGTTACCCAACGCTGGACGACGACCGCGCTGAAGGTTGTATCAGAAGCAAAGAAAACGCTTATTCACAAGACGGCGGTTTGGCCGTGCTGTACGGCAACATAGCGCCCAACGGCTGTATTGTTAAAACCGCTGGTGTAGAAAAAGAAAACCTGGTGTTTAACGGCCGCGCCCGTATTTTTGAAAGCCAGGACAGCTCTGTAGAAGCCATTCTGGCAGGCAAAATTGTTGCAGGTGACGTAGTCATCATCCGCTACGAAGGGCCAAAAGGCGGCCCAGGCATGCAGGAAATGTTGTATCCAACCAGCTACTTAAAGTCGATGGGTTTAGGCAAAGCCTGCGCTTTAATCACAGACGGCCGTTTCTCGGGCGGTACTTCGGGTTTATCTATAGGCCATGTATCGCCAGAAGCTGCCAGCGGCGGCGCTATTGGTCTGGTCGAAGAAGGTGACGCCATCGCCATTGATATTCCAAACCGCAGCATCGCCATTGGTGTGAGTGATGCCGTATTGGCAGAGCGCCGCGCCGCTATGGAAGCTAAAGGCAAGCTGGCCTGGAAACCTGTTGATCGCGTACGCTCCGTCAGCCCAGCGTTAAAAGCCTATGCCATGCTGGCAAGCAGTGCTGATAAAGGCGCAGTACGTGATTTGAGTAAATTGGAAGACCTATGA